CTCCCTCCTAATGCTGTTATTTCATCATCGTAATCACACTTCCCACTTCCATGAGATACAAAATCAAATTGAAGTTGCTCTCTATCTATTTTCCTATACATATTCATTATTAGAGTTTCGGCACCGCCCCGATTCATAGCACTGACAATGTGCAAAATTCTTTTGGCTTTTTTAGTCTTAAGCATTGAAATCTACCCCAATCTTACAATCAATCCCCTATATTTAACCCTTTATTATCCAAGTAAATTGCTCTTATAGATAATACCCAAAGTAATGATATGTTCATAAACAAAATAGATAAAATAGCATACCAGGATACTATAATAAATTAATTTCTGATCCTTCTGTGTAAATAACTTTACAACCCAAGAAATTAATATTAATTGATATAATCCAAAATAAATCGAAAATCTTGCAAAAATCCAATTTTGAGTTGAAATAATCATAAAAACTAGACCTAATAATGCCATATTTACGATATAATCACTCTTCGGAAAAAGTTTTCTTAGTTTATGCCTCCCAATAAAAGCAAGGATGAGCGGCGCTGAATCCACAGCAACCCTCAATATATTGGCTCCACCTTCGTGAAAATTCTTATATTCACCATATTGTGTATCTTCTATAGCCGTAAAAAATAACGTTGAAAATTGATTAAATCCAATTACAATTATTACAGCAAAAACAAGAAGGATACATGTCATTACTGACCAAGATTTCCTTCGAACTAAAAAATATATTGGAATTAAAACAAGCGCACTTTGATGAAAAGTTGAAGCAATAAGAACTATTAAAATATACATTTTCCAGTTACCATTCAAAATATATTTGGTCGCAGCGAAAATAATAGCTGCAGCTAAGCACTGCCTTATTCCATTCATAGAAACTAAATACATCCCAGACGTTATATACACATAGAGACTTATTTCAATTAACCTTGAATATTTATATAGAGTAAGTACAATTAACACATTTGTTATCAACGCTGTAATAAAAACCATGACTTGAGGATCATCGGTGTACCCCTTTAAAATCATTTGAAATATATTGAATCCCATGTCTTTATTATTCTGGATATATTCCCAATTAAATTCGGCAACAGTATATGCATGCATATAAAAATAAGTATCCCCAATATTATTTCTAAGCCCTGACACTAATACAAGAGATAGAACCGCCATCAAAATTAAAAACTGATTTGGCTTTATCGATGTAAGACTATTAGTCACTGGTATAGCAAAATATCTTGCAAAAAATGCGAGTATGAATACTATAGCAAGATTCATCCAAAGTATGGTCATTATTCTGTCCTCTCATTTAATTACTAAATAAGTCTCTACATGTTTACTTTCATTTTTGTTTTCATTGTAATGTAACTATAAAGGATAGCCCCAAATGGTAGTGCGCAAAGTGTCAGTCCTTTACATGGCGATTCTTGTATAAACCTTCTATTTCTCGATATGAAACTACTAGATACATAATGTATAGCTTGCCTATACTTAAATAGTCGATTAGTAAATGGTAGTTTCATTAGTTCCTTGCGATAAAAAGCAAACCCTCTTGGATTTTTACGATATTGATTTAGCATATTCATTGATGATCCATCAGCCATGTATTCTACATAACAAAGCGCTTCGTTCATTAGTAACATCTCATACTGTTGATCTAACATATAGTATTTATATGCTAACCCTACATATTTTTCATTTTTAAAAATTGGGTATGGATATTTCTTAGTCAATTCTGTGCGATAGATCAATTTTTTATCACCTGTGACACCATGTTTGTTGTAAAGATCAAAAAGCGTGGAGTGTTTAAGGTTCTCTGGTAACTTTGAACCAATTATTTGCCCATTTGTATACAAATCCAATCCAATTATCCCACTAACTTCTTCATTCCCATAGCTACTCCAAAAAGAAAGGATTTTTTCTACAGCATCATCGGGCATATAATCATCAGAATCAATACAAACATTTAGCTCCGTTTCAATCATTTCATATGCTGTATTATGAGCACCATGCATCCCTTGATTTTGTTGCCAATGATACATAATTTTGATATGTTTTTCAGCTATCCAACTATCCACCAATTCTTTTGTGTTATCATTAGATCCGTCATCTATTATTAACCATATAAAACTCTTACATGTTTGACGTTTTAAACTCTCATAACAATTTGTAAGACAATACGCTCTATTATAAGTAGGGGTGAAAATCGTTAAATTCTCCATATTCCTCACCTCGAAAGTACTGAATAATAGTCTTGAGTTAATTCTGCCGTATGTTTTATATCGTAGCCTTTGTCTAAAAATACTTGAGCTGGTATTTTTCTCGAAAAATTACTAATTTCTATATTTTTCATTTTTTCTATCCAAGCCTTTTTATCTGTTAGAGGAACATGTTCAACTAGGTTCATTCCCAAGTCCACTTCTTTCGTAATTGCATCTGATATAATACAAGGCAAACCAACTCCTTGCGCCTCTATGAGAGTAAGTGGTAATCCCTCATGTATGGATGGAAAAACAAATGCATCAAATGCTTGAAGTACCCTCTCTATATCGGCTCGTATCCCAAGAAATCTTATATGCTTCTCCAAATTCAATTCCCTTACTTGATTTTCAATTTCCACACGAAGTGGCCCTTCTCCAGCTAATAAAAGCATTGAATTCGGCCTAACTCGAGTTAACTGCGCAAATAATTCTATAAGGTAGATATGGTTTTTTTGACGAGCAAACCTTCCAACATGGCCAATAACAATAGCATCTTGCTCAATTTGTAATTCTTCTCTTACTTGTTTTCGCATTTCTGGACAGAACAAAAATCTATCACAATCAATTCCATTTTTTAAGATTTTAGCTACATCGGCTTTATCCGCAAATAGCCATCTGGCAGCAGCATTTGAACATGCTAACAAATGCGTTGCACATGTACCTATAGATTTT
This genomic interval from Bacillus cereus contains the following:
- a CDS encoding glycosyltransferase family 1 protein — protein: MGTPLRVLHVVVNMNRGGAETLIMNLYRNIDRSKVQFDFLTCKEGVFDEEIVKLGGKVHRIPYVTDVGHRGYIKALDTFFSSHPQYKIVHSHMDKMSGFVLRSAKKARVPVRIAHSHNTSSEGGAAAKIYKWYAGKSIGTCATHLLACSNAAARWLFADKADVAKILKNGIDCDRFLFCPEMRKQVREELQIEQDAIVIGHVGRFARQKNHIYLIELFAQLTRVRPNSMLLLAGEGPLRVEIENQVRELNLEKHIRFLGIRADIERVLQAFDAFVFPSIHEGLPLTLIEAQGVGLPCIISDAITKEVDLGMNLVEHVPLTDKKAWIEKMKNIEISNFSRKIPAQVFLDKGYDIKHTAELTQDYYSVLSR
- a CDS encoding EpsG family protein — its product is MTILWMNLAIVFILAFFARYFAIPVTNSLTSIKPNQFLILMAVLSLVLVSGLRNNIGDTYFYMHAYTVAEFNWEYIQNNKDMGFNIFQMILKGYTDDPQVMVFITALITNVLIVLTLYKYSRLIEISLYVYITSGMYLVSMNGIRQCLAAAIIFAATKYILNGNWKMYILIVLIASTFHQSALVLIPIYFLVRRKSWSVMTCILLVFAVIIVIGFNQFSTLFFTAIEDTQYGEYKNFHEGGANILRVAVDSAPLILAFIGRHKLRKLFPKSDYIVNMALLGLVFMIISTQNWIFARFSIYFGLYQLILISWVVKLFTQKDQKLIYYSILVCYFIYFVYEHIITLGIIYKSNLLG
- a CDS encoding glycosyltransferase family 2 protein, which gives rise to MENLTIFTPTYNRAYCLTNCYESLKRQTCKSFIWLIIDDGSNDNTKELVDSWIAEKHIKIMYHWQQNQGMHGAHNTAYEMIETELNVCIDSDDYMPDDAVEKILSFWSSYGNEEVSGIIGLDLYTNGQIIGSKLPENLKHSTLFDLYNKHGVTGDKKLIYRTELTKKYPYPIFKNEKYVGLAYKYYMLDQQYEMLLMNEALCYVEYMADGSSMNMLNQYRKNPRGFAFYRKELMKLPFTNRLFKYRQAIHYVSSSFISRNRRFIQESPCKGLTLCALPFGAILYSYITMKTKMKVNM